The bacterium DNA window CCGGCTTTCACGGCATGCACGTCACGGGCGGCGTCATCTACCTCCTGTGCATCCGCGCGCAGGCCAACAAAGGCGCTTACTCCGCCGGTAACTACAATGCGGTCGAGATCGTGGGGCTGTACTGGCACTTCGTCGATCTCGTCTGGATTCTCGTATTCACATTCGTCTATCTTCTCTAAAATTTCCAGGAAACAGGAGCGATACCCATGGCCGCAGGTCACACGGCACACGATGATCACAGCGTGAACTACATGGCCATCTTCTGGTGGCTTCTGGCGCTGACCATTCTGGAAATCATGGCGGGCTATCCCGCCGCGGGGCCTGCCTACCCGCAACTCCTGAAGGGATTCCTCCTCGTCGGCATGGCGCTTGTCAAAGCGGGCCTGGTCGCGATGTACTTCATGCACCTGCGCTTCGAGCGGATGGCGCTCGCGTTCATCGCGTTCATCCCGCTGGTGCTTTGCGTCTTCGTCGTGTTGATGCTTCTTCCGGATTTTTAACCTGCACAAACGCGCCGACCCACTCCTTGGCCGCCAATCCGCGGGAGAGTTCCGCCCTTGAACAGCCAGATGACACCGCGGAAGCTGGCCGCCCTTGCCGCACTAGCCGCCGCCCTGCTGGGGGCGGTCCTCCTCTGGCGGGCAGGTGGGCTCGCGCCGCCTCCCCCCGTCTACGGGGAGCTTCCCGAGTTCCGGCTCACCGACACCGCGGGGAGGCCTTTCACCCGGCAAAGCTTGATGGGCAGGGTCTGGGTCGCAGACCTCATCTACACGCGCTGCGAGGATACCTGCCCGGCGCAATCGGCGGAGATGGCCCTCCTTTTCGCCGAGATGAAGGAACACGCCGCCTTCGGCCTTCTTTCCATCACGGTGGACCCGCGACACGACACCCCCCCCGTGCTGGCCCGCTACGCCGCGAAGTTCCCCGTCCCGGCGGATCGCTGGACCCTGCTCACCGGACCGGAGAAGGAGATCGCCCAGATCGCCCGGAAAGGGTTCCGCCTCGCCTATGTGTCGAAAATCTCCCGCCTCGGCGGCCCGGCAGGGCGGCTCATGGAAGCGGCGGGCGGGCTCCTCTCCCCGCGCGCGGCCCATGCCCACCATCCCGAGCACAAACCCAAGGGACCGCTTTCGGATCTGATCTCGCACAGCTCCCGCTTCGTCCTGATCGACCGGAGCGCCCGGATACGGGGCTACTATCTGATCGACAACGCCGACGCCCTGAAACAGCTCCGCCGGGACCTGCTTCTCGTCATAAAGGAAAAAACTTGAACCTCGAATCGCTCCCCGCACTCAACGCCGGACTGAATACCCTCAGCTTCTTTCTGCTGATCGCGGGCTACATCAAGATCCGGGGCGGGCACAAAAGCCAGCACCAAAAACTCATGGAAAGCGCTTTTTTCGTTTCCGTCGCCTTTCTGATTTCCTATCTGATTTACCATTTCAACGTCGGCTCGGTTCCCTTCCAGGGACAGGGCTGGATCCGGCCCGTGTATTTCTTCATCCTCATCACGCACATCATCTTTGCGGCGCTGGTCCCTTTCCTCGCGCTGATCACCCTCTACCGCGCCTGGAAGGAGCAGTTCGAGCGCCACAAGCGGATCGCCCGCTGGACGCTGCCGATCTGGCTCTACACCTCCATCACCGGCGTGCTCGTCTATCTGCTCCTCTACCGGCTCTACCCGGGATCATGAGCCGCTTTTTCGCCCTTCTCCGGAACGCGGCGCGCCTGCGGTGCCCCGCCTGCCGGGAGGGCCGGATATTCGAGGGGCTCATCCGCAAGCGGACATGCTGCGAGGCGTGCGGATCCCCCTTCGAGCGGGAGCCCGGCTACTACGTCGGCGCCATTTACCTGAACTACGGCGCCACGGTCGGTATCTCCATCGCGGGTTTTTTCGCGCTCGATGCGTGGCTGGCCGCCAGCCTGCGCACCCAGCTCCTCCTCTGGGGGGCGTTCTGTATCGTTTTCCCCTTTTTTTTCTACCGGTTTTCCTGCAGTCTCTGGCTGAACGCGGATCATTTCATCTCCGGGAGGCCTGACGCATGAGTACCGCACTGAGCGTGCGCGAGCTCCGCCACTACTACGGCGAGCGGATGGCGTTGAACGGCGTCAGCTTCGAGGTGGCCGCGGGGGAGATCTTCGGCCTCCTCGGCCCGAACGGCGGCGGGAAGACCACCCTCTTCCGCATCCTCACCACCTTGATGCGCCCCTCGGGCGGCACGGCAGAGATCTTCGGCCTCTCGCCCCAGCGGGACGCCGCCGCCGTCCGCCGCCGGATCGGCGTCGTTTTTCAGCATCCCAGCGTGGACCCCAAGCTCAAGGTCATCGAAAACCTCATCCACCACGGCCACCTCTTCGGCCTCCGGGGAAAAGCGCTCCGCGCCGCGGCCGAGGGGCTCCTCGAGCGCTTCGGCCTGGCGGATCGGGCGGGCGA harbors:
- a CDS encoding SCO family protein; amino-acid sequence: MNSQMTPRKLAALAALAAALLGAVLLWRAGGLAPPPPVYGELPEFRLTDTAGRPFTRQSLMGRVWVADLIYTRCEDTCPAQSAEMALLFAEMKEHAAFGLLSITVDPRHDTPPVLARYAAKFPVPADRWTLLTGPEKEIAQIARKGFRLAYVSKISRLGGPAGRLMEAAGGLLSPRAAHAHHPEHKPKGPLSDLISHSSRFVLIDRSARIRGYYLIDNADALKQLRRDLLLVIKEKT
- a CDS encoding DUF983 domain-containing protein encodes the protein MSRFFALLRNAARLRCPACREGRIFEGLIRKRTCCEACGSPFEREPGYYVGAIYLNYGATVGISIAGFFALDAWLAASLRTQLLLWGAFCIVFPFFFYRFSCSLWLNADHFISGRPDA
- a CDS encoding cytochrome C oxidase subunit IV family protein — protein: MAAGHTAHDDHSVNYMAIFWWLLALTILEIMAGYPAAGPAYPQLLKGFLLVGMALVKAGLVAMYFMHLRFERMALAFIAFIPLVLCVFVVLMLLPDF
- a CDS encoding DUF420 domain-containing protein translates to MNLESLPALNAGLNTLSFFLLIAGYIKIRGGHKSQHQKLMESAFFVSVAFLISYLIYHFNVGSVPFQGQGWIRPVYFFILITHIIFAALVPFLALITLYRAWKEQFERHKRIARWTLPIWLYTSITGVLVYLLLYRLYPGS